In Thermoplasmatales archaeon, the DNA window TGTTTGCAATGACTCCAGGTGATGCGGGTAAGATAGTTGATGAAATTGATGAGCTGGGGTTTGAGGAGAGGGAAATATTTGATATAGATGAAGATGTGCTCAAGGAAGATAAGATAATAACAAGAATAGTGGGTTATGCAATTGTTCCTCGCCATGAAAAAGTTCAATGCGGTAAAGAAGTTTATTATGGAAATGGAAAAGAGGAGATTGCTTCTTGGTTTATTGAAGAAATGGAAAGAGATGTTTTATATATAATAGGAGGAGGATCCACAACTTGGGAAATAAAAAAGAGGATTGGAGGAGGATCTTTTCTTGGCATAGATTTAGCAAAAAATGGAAAAATTATTTTTAAAGATGCGAGTGAAGAGGATATAAAAAAATTTTTGAAAGGGAAGGCAAAAATTGTTGTATCTCCTATGGGGGGACAGGGATTTATTTTTGGAAGGGGTAATCAGCCAATAAGTGCGGAAATAATAAGAAATGTGGGCAAGGAAAATATAATAGTTGTTTCAACAAAAGAAAAATTGGATAGAATAGATTCCTTAAAAGTGGATACTGGAAGCGAGGAGGTAAATGAAATTCTTCATGGCTTCATCTCAGTTTATACAGGATATAAGGAAAGAAAAATAATGAAGGTGGTATAATGTTAATAGCAGAAAGAGATAAAATAATTGAAATTTTAAAAAATGCAAGGAACATTGCAATAGTCGGGATATCAAAAGATGAGGGAAGAGCAAGTTATCAAATTGCAAAAAAACTTGGCAAATATAATCTATTTTTTGTGAACCCAAAATATGCAAATGAAGAAATTCTTGGAAGAAAAGTTTATTCTTCCCTTAAAGAGATAAAAGATAAAATAGACATAGTAGATGTTTTCAGAAATAAACTATATGCGGAAGAAGTAATAAAAGAGGCAATTGAGGCAAGGGCAAAAGTTGTGTGGTTTCAACCCGGCTCCGAAAATTTGGAGATAATAGAAAAATACAGGGATGAGATAGATATTATATTCAATGCGTGTATTGGAGTTATAAACGGTTTTATATAATAAAAGATTTACTATCATGCAAGCATTCTCGCTCCTTAATTCATTTCCCGAGCAAATAAAGGATGCATTGAAAATAGCAAGCTCTTATAATTTCTCATTTTCTGCTGATAAAATAATTTTTTGTGGGATGGGTGGCTCAGGAATAAGCGGGGAGATATTAAAAAATTTCTCAAATGTCCCTTTTATTGCTGTTAAAGATTATAATCTCCCATATTTTGCAGACTCTTCTACTCTTTTAATTGCAATGAGTTACAGTGGAAATACATCGGAAGTAATTTCATGCTATAAAGAAGCAAAGAAGAAAGGTTGTAAAATTCTTGCGGTAACATCAGGTGGCATACTTTCAAAAGAGAAAAATTCAATAATTTTGCCCGCAGGCATGCCCCCAAGATTTGCAATTGCATATCTTCTTTTTACACTTGCATTAACTCTTGAAAATAACGGGCTTATCAAAAAGCAAGATT includes these proteins:
- a CDS encoding ATP-NAD kinase family protein — encoded protein: MKKIGFIINPIAGMGGKVGLKGTDGKLEEAIRRGAKPVAIERALEFLSSTKKDYEFITCSSEMGENALLRGQKKFKVVYEAGEKTTAEDTKRGAKIISKEAEIIVFVGGDGTARDIFEAIDAKLPILGVPSGVKMYSGVFAMTPGDAGKIVDEIDELGFEEREIFDIDEDVLKEDKIITRIVGYAIVPRHEKVQCGKEVYYGNGKEEIASWFIEEMERDVLYIIGGGSTTWEIKKRIGGGSFLGIDLAKNGKIIFKDASEEDIKKFLKGKAKIVVSPMGGQGFIFGRGNQPISAEIIRNVGKENIIVVSTKEKLDRIDSLKVDTGSEEVNEILHGFISVYTGYKERKIMKVV
- a CDS encoding CoA-binding protein; the protein is MLIAERDKIIEILKNARNIAIVGISKDEGRASYQIAKKLGKYNLFFVNPKYANEEILGRKVYSSLKEIKDKIDIVDVFRNKLYAEEVIKEAIEARAKVVWFQPGSENLEIIEKYRDEIDIIFNACIGVINGFI